The region GAGAAAACTTATTTGAGTGCCGATAACACATGTTCATCAGACATCAATTATGACAGTCAAGATGATATCCATACACCGGAGTTTTTAAACACAATAAACTCTTCAGGCTTGCCTAATCATCTGTTAAAGCTAAAAAAAGGAGCTCCAGTGATGCTTTTAAGAAACATCGACCAATCAGCTGGATTGTGCAATGGTACACGTCTGATTATCACTGAAATGGGCAAATATGTTTTGGAAGGCAAGGTTATTTCAGGAACAAATGCCGGAAAAAGGGTGGCTATACCAAGGTTAACATTAACCCCATCAGATAGGAGAAttcctttcaagtttcaaagGAGACAATTCCCTATAGCGCTCTCTTTTGCCATGAcaataaacaaaagtcaaggacaaTCTCTAAAGAGTGTGGGGTTATCTTTGCCAAAACCGGTGTTTTCACATGGCCAGTTATATGTAGCCTTCTCTAGAGTCACCCATCGTAAAGGATTAAAAATCCTCATTTGCGATGGTGACGACAGTAATTCAAATAGTACTTCTAATGTAGTTTACAAAGAAGTGTTTCGCAATGTAGTGTGAAGAGGATGTTTTTCACAAAAATATTACTTTAATTGTGTGTTTAACTTTTTCTAGATAATCATGTGTATTCAAACTCTACTATATATTTTTACCCTTGCTGATTAATGAATGTTATTTGATTGATAAAACACTTGATATATATTAAGCTTTCAACTGGTCAGTTATTTACCAGCAACGAAACAAATTTGCTCATCATCAGTTCAAACCAATTCAccatatttaattaaaagaaaacatcagaattcataaactaatttattatatcttttaatcaataaaatatatttaaatcaagacaaatttaacaaaaacaacacacaaaaaaaaccaaaaaatgagtatccccgtgcatcgcacgggtaaaaagtactagttcTTTTATAAAATGTTTAAATAATGAAGTGATAATACTTAATTCTCTTAAAGTAAACGTCTCGAGTTCGAGTCTTGTAGATATTCCCCGTTTGAATAAAATTCGCTCCAAAATATGATACTTGTAAGCGCAAAAAATTTATGTTCCACCTCACTCCACCATTACAACAGTGGTGAATCATGGACCACCAAAAGGTGTTCAGACATCgatttttgtggcggtttaagaCCGCCACAAGTTGCAACCTTGAAAAAAATGCATTTGTTGGCAGTTTCacaattttgtggcggtttgtCACAAATATCGGTGTCCAAGGGTGTTTTTACTGAAGCGTggtttactattttttttttttgttgacttTTTTGCCATTACAAACATAGCTTAGGAGTAGTGAAGTGAAAGAGTCTTCAGTCTCCCCTCAAATGGAATGTAGATCCAAGCATTGTTGGGCTTGAGCCCATTTAGTGGCCCAAACATTGTTGGGCCTAAcccaaaagagaaaacaaaaaatcaggAAAACAAAAATGGTGGAGAGTGTTGTTAGTCTCAGTGTAATAGAGTTGGGAGAGTCTTccatctctcttcttcttcgtcGTCTTCGTCAACTGCACCCAATGGAACCTCTCCTCAGAGTTCCacttctcttcatcttcatctccctCTTCATCAATCTCGcaaattcatcatcttcacaaGATGTTCACATCGTCAATGCCGAACGCAGAGTAAGCTCCCTGATTTCATGATTCATTCATTTCTCACCTACCCATTTGCTTTTTTAATCGCGAATTTCGAAAAAACCTGATTTTTCCCCGTTCTAGATCTGTTTGGAATAAATCTATGGAAGGAATTGTTCTGGGTCGGTGCCCACTGTGTAAAAATTTGAACTTGCTATATGGGTAGCGTAGATATTGTAGATTCCTTTAgcaattttagtttttgtttggtttggttATGTCCACTGTGCCTCTTGATCTTCCCTGTTTCTGGAAACTTGATTTTGTGTCTCATTTCCATTCACACTTGTTTGTTAATAAAGGACCTCTTTGTTTTTCTCCTTTTGGGGGGAGGGGGATTGCAAGAGGGTTTCCTATCTAACTGGAATATCAGTGTGTACTTGACATTGAAAGTAGTTTTATCTCAATGACTTTGGAATATGATTGTTGGTGAGTGAAGTTGGGATGAGTGCTGTTTTTTATGTTCATAACATTTGGCTGATGTTGATATTTGTATCGGCATCATTCAAGTCCTTCGTTTTATTCGTCGCATGACTAATATGCCAATTATACTTGCAGATCGACTTGACTTCTCACATTGTAAAGGTGTACTTGACATTGAAGGTAATTACTCCATACTATTATTCTTTTGATTATGAGTTGATATTGTGTCTGTCGTGGTTCCTGCTTTGCATATTTGTAAATCTTGTTCCGTATTCAGCTTTGATCAGATCACTAGATATCAATTTTAAGCACACTTGATGTATAATTTTTTGCCAGTAGTGGGTATACTCCCTTTCATTGATTAAGTTACTGGCATGTAAACATCACATTTCATCACTGTCCAGATGAATAAAAATTCAGTATCTGTGAGAAGTGGTTTGGCCCGAACTTTTGTCTTTGCAAAACTATATGATCGCATTACCACATCTTAGTTGTGCTTGTGCATAACAGTAAGATTCAAAGTTTTTTATCTGTTTTACCCCCATTTTTATTAAACGTTTTGCAACCAGGTAGGTCATGTTTGGTACCCATAGCTTATTttttaaagaataaaaatggCTCTGTAATGGAATTTGTTCAGGAATGGAAATATATTTCGTTTCATTTTTATTCTTGGCAATTGGTTAAAGGAAGAATGAAatcataataatcataataataataataaatgaagTTAGGCATTGAAACAAAAAACCAGCAATTCATTCCAACCTGCAAGGAATGGCCATTCTCGCCTCTTTGGAAGTGAATGGGGATTCTTGTCGGTACGGAATGAAGAGCTGGACTGCTTGAGTGGAATCATCATTCCATGTTTTCCCCCTACTGAATGAAAGAAAACTCTTCCTAATGAGTAGGATTAGAATGACCATACCTCTGGACAGAGCCAAAAAGTCTTGTGTGAGGGGGGTCAAACTGAATATATCTAACATGAAAGGGCTATGTTGGAAAATAATTTACTTTACGGGGGCCGTCaactaaatattaaatatatatgctTGGTACATGAAAAAATCACAAGCTTAGGATCTAATTGGTTTcagtttacttttttttttaactttgttCCCTATTTTCGAAGTTTTGCATAGGAAATAGTGAAAACAATAAAAGTTGTTTtacaaaattttgaaaacaaaaaacaaaatgaaaacaaTGTGACGTTTTTGTaagtaaaagtaaaaataaaatgtgtGCTGAAATCCTAACTCGGGCCCTTAGGGGGGCCATGTCAGCCTCATCCCCATTTTCCCCCTCAGCTCTGCCGCCGACCATTCTATGTATAATCCAGTTTATTGATGCTAGTGATTTGTTTTGGATTCTTAGACCAACAAACCAGTATTCCTTTAAGCCAAAATTTTCACTGAAaagttatttttgtttttattttttttcaataagcATCTGTTACAAATTCTAGATCATGTATTTCATAGAGCTTTACTTTCAGGTTGAAAACTTGGGAACATCTCCTGTTTCAGAAGTACATCTTGCTTTTTCACCTACTGAAAGTGAACATCTAGCAATAGTCAAAGCTGCTGCAACTTctgggaagaggaagaagaaaacttatgttcctcttgatgttaaatCTGCTGAGCTACCTGATGGACCAAACGGAACTAAATTTTTCTCTATAGCTTTATTAACTCCACTGAGTAAAGGTGAAACCACGACACTTGAGGTGCTTTACAGATTGACACATTCTCTGGAACCTTTCCCAGTAGAAATAAGTCAATCAGAGTCACAGTTGGTCTATTTCCGTGATAGCGCAATATTATTGTCTCCCTATCATGTCAAGCAACAGACAACTTTCATCAAGACACCAAGCACCCGGGTAGAATCGTTCACCGTGGTGGAGCCCACTAAGCGTGCTGGTACGGAGCTGAAATATGGGCCATATGACAGTTATTCCCCATATTCATATTCTCCAGTACTTGTTCATTTTGAAAATAACAATCCATTTGCTGTGGTTGAGGAGCTTGAACGTGAAATTGAAATATCTCACTGGGGAAGCGTTCAAGTCACAGAGCGATATAGGCTGGTTCATGCTGGTGCTCGACACAAAGGTGTTTTTTCAAGGTACATTTGCTATTTTTGCTTGTTCTTAATGCTCCAGATCTTCATTTTATTTGGCCTGGAACAATATGTGCCATTGTATTGTAAGGAATCGGAAAATTACGTATGAGTCAGAATGCTCTCTTCAAAAGTAGTTATTATTTTAGATTTTGGCATGACCTATTTATTGGATATATAGATGTTATTCTTAATCTTATGCTTATTGCAATCTGTTAGTAGATTATAGGTGAATCATTGAAATTATTGAGATTTCCACCATTCTGCATGATTTGATAATTCAGTAACACTGAATTTTTACTTTACCTTCCATGTTTTGTCCCAacatttggtgagaaaatagaTTAATTATACTGAATTTTGCCTTTACCCTCCATGTTTCATCCCAACATTTGGTGAGAAAAAAGATGAATTATACTTTTGAAAGTAGTTAACAGCAGAAAAGGGCCATTCTAAGGTTTTCATCACACCCAAGCAAGAGCATACAGATTGCCCACAAACTCCATCAGCATCCTGTTGTAGTTATTACTCTTGAATTAGGACTGCAAACAAAGATTTGGAAAGGGCCTCACTTTTAACTTTTGCTATACCAAGTTGAATTAAATTTAATGAATATATGAAACATGAACTTCGAAAGTGTTTTGGTTTATGTAATCTTGAAGTTCACCTCAATTTATTCTAACATTTCCTCCTTTCATATAAAGTTTCTTTTGTGGTGTATGACTGGGTTTTTTTTGTTCACAGGGTTGAATATCAAACTAGATCTGGTGGTAGTGGTGTTTCTTCATTTAAAAATCTTCTATTGAAACTACCCCCTAGAGTTCACTCAGTATATTACCGGGATGAAATAGGGAATATTTCCTCTTCACATTTGCGAACAGATTTTCTGAAGGTAAGATGTATGATTGATTCTTAATAAAACAGATGCCTTTTCTTACACATCTCACTTGGCATAGAGTGGTGGTTCAGTTCACTTGTATCTCTTTCTAACTTTAATCTCACGTACACAAGTTTCTTGTCTGTCTCCCTTTTTCTGTGTGAAGTGTTGAGAGAAAAACTTATTCCAGTTTTGCAGATGTCAGGAATCATCACCGAGGGCAATAGTCCTGCATGATAAAAAGATAGATCTGTcttacataatatatatattttataatttcatgTTTTCTGATTTCATACTCCTTTACATGTTTATTCATTGCAGTCAGAACTTGAAATTGAACCACGGTATCCTCTATTTGGAGGCTGGAAATCAACTTTTGTCATTGGTTATGGGGTACCACTACAAGACTTCCTTTTTGAGTCTCCAGATGGCAGAAGATACCTCAATTTTACTTTTGGTTGCCCTGCTGAGGCAGTGGTAGACAAGTTGATAGTAAAAGTGAGTGTGACTTTgcattgttattgttattattgaGTAAAATTTGCGCACCTTGGTTTCAACTGCATTGATGGAGGTTAAATTTGCCCGTCTTGAACCATAAAATTTCAGGTCGTGCTGCCAGAGGGATCCAAAGACCCCGCAGCTGTGATTCCGTTTGAAGTAGAGCAACATCTAGAGGTAATATTCCCTTGGTATAATACTGGTATACAGCTTAACACAACTGCTGATGCAGCTTTATCTGCGTTTAACTGAAAAAAAAGGGTTATAGAGGGGTTGATTAAACTT is a window of Lotus japonicus ecotype B-129 chromosome 5, LjGifu_v1.2 DNA encoding:
- the LOC130717804 gene encoding dolichyl-diphosphooligosaccharide--protein glycosyltransferase subunit 1B; its protein translation is MVESVVSLSVIELGESSISLLLRRLRQLHPMEPLLRVPLLFIFISLFINLANSSSSQDVHIVNAERRIDLTSHIVKVYLTLKVENLGTSPVSEVHLAFSPTESEHLAIVKAAATSGKRKKKTYVPLDVKSAELPDGPNGTKFFSIALLTPLSKGETTTLEVLYRLTHSLEPFPVEISQSESQLVYFRDSAILLSPYHVKQQTTFIKTPSTRVESFTVVEPTKRAGTELKYGPYDSYSPYSYSPVLVHFENNNPFAVVEELEREIEISHWGSVQVTERYRLVHAGARHKGVFSRVEYQTRSGGSGVSSFKNLLLKLPPRVHSVYYRDEIGNISSSHLRTDFLKSELEIEPRYPLFGGWKSTFVIGYGVPLQDFLFESPDGRRYLNFTFGCPAEAVVDKLIVKVVLPEGSKDPAAVIPFEVEQHLETKYSYLDVVGRTVVALEKRNVVPEHNTPFQVYYNFNPIFMLAEPLMLVSVFFFLFMSAVAYLHMDISIRK
- the LOC130717040 gene encoding uncharacterized protein LOC130717040 isoform X2, whose product is MADRAILAPTNEIVDSLNEYMMSLLPGDEKTYLSADNTCSSDINYDSQDDIHTPEFLNTINSSGLPNHLLKLKKGAPVMLLRNIDQSAGLCNGTRLIITEMGKYVLEGKVISGTNAGKRVAIPRLTLTPSDRRIPFKFQRRQFPIALSFAMTINKSQGQSLKSVGLSLPKPVFSHGQLYVAFSRVTHRKGLKILICDGDDSNSNSTSNVVYKEVFRNVV